The Drosophila sechellia strain sech25 chromosome 2R, ASM438219v1, whole genome shotgun sequence nucleotide sequence GTATTTCCTAGTTCTTATTTCAAATAACAAAGTCAAACTATTTCTGAAAGGGTATTTCAAAGTCGTGTTGGCTTTGCTCGAACAGTCACATCAACTTTTTGGGGTCGAGGCTCGAAATCCGTCGCATTTTTGCGGCTCAAcgcaaatataataataaattttgcaTATTGCCGTGGCtattatttttcataaatGAAACTGTTGTCAATGGCTGGGCCGCATTCACCGCCTACTGATGTCCTTTAAtggttatttttgttgttgtctaTGCCTTTGTTGGTCCTGTTTTTATGCGCATCCTGTTGCCTTTTTGTCaccgtttattgttttttgttttgcatgaCCAAGGTTATGGGTGGGGTTGGGGCCTCGCGATGCGGTCACTTTATTGTTTGCCGGATACGTTCCGCCACATTTCGAAAAGTGCCCCCGGAACGCCAAAGGATGCCGACGAAGGAGCGGGTGAGTGGCGCGCGATGGAAACCACGTAATTTGCCGTCTGATGAATATTTACGACATGAAAGCCGCAAAAATAAACGCCAAATACACAAAGGCCACATAAAGCTATCCACCCCGCCACTTCGCCACCCACCGAGAGCCATGATGGATGGCCAGCCGGCTGAACCTGAACCCTATCCAACTTCCTTCCATGCCATTCTCCCCTCGGTCATTTATGTAAATTTGCTAAGAAAATTAAGCCCGAAATGAAGAGATTTGTCTCGGCTTTATTAGCCAAGATGGAGGAGCCTAGGAGCCCGAAGTTCAGCTAGGAGCCAGTCCAGCCCAGCGTTTTTGGTCCGGAAAATATCCCTCTGGGGAAACAAAACTGGAGCAGGAAAATCGCATGCAGTGCAAGAAATGTTATCTCAAAAAGGGGAGTTCTTTGTGTTTATTCGACCTATTCATTGTTCAAGGTCATATGtaaatatctttattacgattAAAGGAATCCAGgacatttaaacaaaaaaaatgtttttttttaaattaacttttggTGATTGCAACACATTTTCTCTCTGTTAGTTTCCTGTGTACTTTATGGGCGTTAACAAGCCTTCTTGTATGTGTGGCCCAAATGAGAGGGCGTGGTGCGTTCCAGACTCGAAAATAAGGACAAAACAAGAGGCTCACGCTCGGAAACACGGATGCAGCATGTCTCATGTTAGTATCTGTTTTTAATGGCAACTCCATTAGATGAGCAGGATCTGCCGCCCACCCAAGGCCGGAAGAGAGGTCCTGCCCCGCCCCCCGAGCTGCCTATAAACACTCCTACGATGCGGCGACTGCTTGtccaataaatatttcatgtcTGCCCAGAAGGGCCGTCCCACAGAATCCCCCATCCGCACCCAGCTCAAAAATTCGTAATGCGGATGCAGACAGAGGAAGCTGGGCATGTGGATGTGGAAACGGAAACATAATGCAATTCACAGGGCCAAATGAAGGGCTTAATGCATGTATTCATTGCCTCGATGTTTACCATAGTATGGAATGCAATACGGCTGGGGTTGTCCGACAATGGCCCCCAATTTAGAGATTACAATTATTCTATTAACAGTTTGCATAGGGATAAGCAATCGCCGAAGGAAACAGACCGGGATCGCAATTAATTAATGTGCTTATAGCTTGTAATCTAATGTAATAAGCTGGCTTATAAGTCATCAATTTTGAAATGCACTACAGTTACTGgataaaaatcaaaacttccaaataattaattgattGATTCTGTGCTATTTGAGGTCCGAACCAGCTAACTAAattcctaaaaaaaaaactatgcaCACGATATGGTCAGAAGGCCAATGTATCAACTATCAGATACTTCTTACTCAGATTTTTTACGGCTTTGGCGTGAATTTGCCATTAGAGTTCAAGAAAGGTCAAAAACGTAATATTTTCCAACTGTAAGGTCCTTTTTTAACTCCTTGCTTTAGATTACATTCTTGTAGGCTCAAGTTGTTACCTCAACTTAGATGATATAATATTTAAGATATCTGCGAACTGCAAAGTATTGTATAAACcatataaaatcaaaaaaccCAACCATATCTGGGAAatctatttttaattaaatgtaatccatggtaaaatataatattagtaCTAGCCTACAGAAACAAGGGTCCAATTCACACCCTTTTTGTTGGGTGTGAACTCGCTGTGGCTCTTCCTATCACCCGGCAACATGATGGCCTATCTACATTGCAGAAGAGATCGAACTAAAGTTAGCTAGGATTTGGCATTTAGTGGAGTTGAGTTCAGTGTGTAGCATCTTCATCGATAGCGCTGAGTGCTCGTAAATTCTGTGAGGTGACCCGGATGCCTATTGCAGCTTGAGGAGAACGTGACCGGCGTGCCGTTTGTACAGGACCAGCGACATGTTGACCAGAAAGGGGGCGGCCAGCCAAAAGAGCCGTGTGCCGATGCCCGTGTCCTCGCGATGGAAGATTCCGGAGGCAGCTCCTCGACCCGTATTGCAGAAGGACTCCTCGCAGCAGGAGGTGCAGGAATAGAGCTTGGTCCGCTCGCCAATGATGATGCAGCCGGGCTCACAGTTGGCGGTGCATCGCCGGTCCAGGGACCACATCTTGGGCGAACTGGTGGAGTTCTCCGTGCTGGTGGTGTACGAAAATCGCTTGACCTGGCATTGAGTGGGTTATGGTTATTGATTTAAGAACTATAGATCAGATCCTTTAGCCACTCACCATGCAGATGAACTCCTCCCCCTGGCACTTCTTCATCAGTGCGGAATCGTTCCGGACTGCCACATCCACGCAGGCCTCCCCATCATCCATCGTGTGGCAGGCGAAGCACCACAGTTTGTTCACCCTTTCGATGGCTGCCGCCGTGCGGTGAATGTGCCCACTGGTCAGAGAGGTACTCGGTCCGGGTCCGGGTGAACTGGTGCCCGTCACTGGACAGCGGAGATGACATGGAAGATGTTATTGATTTTTCTACGCCAAGGTCGCCCTGTCGCAGGACTCACCATTATTCACGCAGGCCGTGAACACGATGGACGAACTGGTCAGCAGGAAGTAGAGCAACGTGACGAAGGGCCGGATCATCCTGCTTCTGGCCACCCAATCCCTTGGCTAATCTAACGTGGCCCGAGGTTCTCTTGTTTACGTGCTCCTCATTCCGTGAACCCCACTGCTCGCCATCTGACACTTGGACCACGAATGTCAGACGCAGTGCAACAGGGGAAGGACATGCGCAGTGGCTTCCGTAAGTAGTCGGGATGCAAACCAGGATTTTCAGAAGTATTACTTTTTCCTATCGATAGATAGATACCGCtattcataatatttttatgtgaTTTTCGGACGACCAATCGAAAAAgattcttttatttaaatatgtaaTCTACTTTAAAAAATAGTTGTATTGCTGGTAAATACCATTCCCTAAAATACTAATGAAACACCGGATCCAGATCTCAGAGTCCGCAGTCCAGAACCCAACAGATCCCATCAGTTCCCTCCATAGATCTTGCCAGATCCCGCCATATCAGTTGTTTtattacatttatacataaatggtgtatttataacaaaataaacaagagGCATACCCgataaaacaattttaataaacatGCATACAGCATATGAGAAGCAATTGGACAGGATAATTTGGCGAGCGCATCATGTAGATCATGGCCCAGAAAACTGGGAACTAGTAGAGGCGCAGGTACTGCAGCGCCTGGCGACTCTGCATGGGATACAGCTCGCCCACGTTGTAGAGGAGGTCCACCACGTGGGTGGGTCGCAGCATTCGCCAGGGCATGTACTTTAGCGTCTTCTTGTCGCAGTGCACATCCTTCTCCGGCTCCAGCGGCAGTGGCAATTCGTTGTACAGCATGCGGCCGTCCACACTGCGTTGCAAGGTGCAGGGCAGCCCGATCTGGTCGGCCAATCCCTTGAAGAGGATCGCCCGCTCGAACTGGCAGCCACTGCGCACCATGCCCAGTGGAATGAAGTTGGTGTGCAGCACGTGGCGCAGTTCTTGCAAGTGACAGCGGACCGTGTTCCGGCAGCACTCCTCCGTTGAGTTAAGGTCCAGAATCTTGAGATTCTCGCCCATGACGGCGTTCACCGCCTGGGCGATCAGCTTGCTCCGCTTGGCCACGTTCTCGAAGTCAATAGTGCGACGCACTCGCTCGGGATTCTCCACCAAGCCGTGCATCTGGAAAAAGTTACAATAAATCATATGTATATGGAAGTAATGACAGGATGAGGTCAACCCACCGCTAGTGTCTGATTGAGTGCCTCCAAATACTGCGGCAAGTTGTTATCTCCAGGTCGCTTACAGTAGCCCCAACCTTGATCGCCAGGCAAGTCCGTGATCGTGCTCAAGCAGCGCAGCGGCACGGCGATCACATCGTTCTGATTCGGCTTGGGACGATCAAAGTTCATTACCAGGACGGCATCCAAAGGCGAGCAATCGTTGCGCAGAATGTCCTGAAATTTGCGGAAGTCCTCAAACTTCCTGCGCGACACATAGAAATCCTTGCCGGCCGTGATGTCCGTGAAGGTGAGGCAATTGCGAATGGCGAACTTCATCGTGGGACACTTGGACAGGATGCTCTCGATGGCCGGGCCCCAGGTGGAAATGCAGAAGGCGTGCTTCTGGAAATCCAACAATCTGGAATAGACGAATGGTTCAAGTACACTCGAGTGACAAGCAGATTATATCTTACACTTCCATGATCCCACGGTCGATGTAGGCATCTATGAACTCGTTGAAGCGTGTGGTCTGTAGAATGAAGTTGGTCACCGATGTCTTCACCAGATTGGACAGGGACTTCAGGGCCCGCTTCATGGAGGAGACTATGTAGTTGGCCAGCAATGTCTCACGCACTGGAGCCTCGTCGATCAGAGTGCACAGGCACCGGAAGATGTTGTTAACCAGGATGGAGTGGGCAAAGGAACGCTGCAATCACTTCAAGGTAAGGTTGGGAGATACACAATAATCTTAGACTAATCACCATTAGAAGCTGGGCAAGCTGCTCGGTAAGTGAACTATACTCGCCGAGGATCGTGCGGTATTCCTCCTTTTGGGCCAGGCTCTCGATGATCGTCAGCAGCGATAGGATGAGATCAATAGACAGAGTGGGCTGTCCCTGCGCAATGACCGCGGTAAGAACAACAGCGATGTCCTGCTCCTGCAACTGGGCAGCTGTCTCGCGAAATGCAGCCACAAGGAGACGGGACAGAAACTCTCCCGCCTGCTCCCGAGCCTTGATGGCCACGTCCGGCGACATGAGGATGGCCACCAGTTTGCGAATTGCTCCCTCCTGATACGCAGCCACAATTCGACGCAGTGCTTCCGGATGGTGTGACATGCGATGGAGTCCCTGGATGACGAAGGCAGCCGGAGCCGGCTTGTTCTGCATTAAACAGGTGAGGAACATGTCTGCGATTTCAGCCTTGTGCATCCTTGGTAGGAACTGCTCGTACTGAGCCGTCTCAGCGAAAATCGATATGATGGTGCAGCGCATCTCCAGCGGCATGAGGTCCATGTGATTGCGCACCTGTTCGACAACCTGGTCGAACAGGTTCTGCTCGAAGAACAGCTTGGTCATCTTCTCGGATCGCAGAGCTGTGGCCAGAACCTCGATGACATCGGCAGCCTCCGGCCCCTGTGGACTCTCGCAGAACACCTTGACCAACTGCTCCAGCACGAAGTAGCAACGATTCAGTGCTTCGAAGACGCTATCGTCGCCAGTGTCCGCCAGCAGAGTCTTCAACGTTTTAAGGGCCGCCTTGCGGATCTCCTGGAACTCGTTGGTAACCTCACAGATAATACGATCCACCGGAAAATCCGGCTGAGTTGTAAAGTCCAGCATTTGATCTGCACTCTGGACTAGCAGCATCCGATGCAGTGCCTCAATCGAGTTGAACACGGTGTCCGGATTCTCCGAGCTTATGAACACCAACTTAAATTTCTCCAGGAACTCGGTGGCCTCGACAATGCCATGTGCCATCTGGGGATCCTTCAGGCACACATTGAGTATATACGTCAAGTACTCGATGCAGAAGTCGTCCACCTCTTTCATGTAAAATCTGCACGCTAGCTCCAGGATCTGATCCGCTTGTTCTGGCTCGTAGGTGGACATGTCCGTGTTGTCCAGTAGAGCAGTGAGTAAGTATAGAGCAAAGCGACGGATCATCGTGTTCTCCGACGCGATGAACAGATCCTtctccagcagcagctccaacaAGCGATGGGCCTTCAGCTCCAGCACATTCACATCCTGGCGGCGGGCAAAGTCCGTAATGTGGCTGAAAATGGTCAGCAGGACGCACTCCTCCTTTGAGCTCAGGAGGAGCAGCGCCGTATCCAGCTTCTTGATCGGCACACTCACTTCCGTGAAGGACTTTTCCTCGGACTTGGTGCGATCCGGGTAAGTGGACTTCGCCTCGTAGACGCGCTTCGATATTCGCGACATGTTTGAAGAGATTTCGCGCGACACTAGGCTCTATtagtatattttatatatgaaaataaacatttatcaAATGACAATTTCTCTCTAGCtagcttttattttaaatatatgattttggcactACATTACgatttcgtttttttcttaatttgcGCCTTAATTTTCTAATTTTGAgcctgaaagtatgcaacaatatACATTTATTGACTGGTTAGTAATGGTGTAAACCATAATTGATCATCAGTTTTCGGAATTCGGAAAAAGAAGTTCCGAAAATCTGGAAATCTTTGTGTGGGTCAGCGTTTTTGTATACATAGCCGTAATTGTGCATCAAAACCTAATACGTGTCTGATATTTAGCATAAACGTACATCAACCCCTTTGGGTAATTTCTTATCTGCCAGCtatatttttcatttgaaagttaaatatttgttttgtaGTATCCCCTTCCTCTTAGAAACCCACCCTTTGTAAAATCCCAATTGCCGCATCTAGAAAATGATGAGTAGAGCAAAAAATCGTATACTTGATTTTAAATATGGCTTTAAATGCTATGCTAATTAACagtttatataaaaaaatgaaTAACAGTTATACGCTCAGTTCACCAGCTTTAACGCAGCAAATGATGATATTAATATCATTATTTAAATATCGGAATGTTTGTTCAAACGAAAATGTGTGTGTACACATAATTccgttaaatttaaaatggagCAGAGCCATCGATAGGCAACCTTCACACCTATCGATCTTAACACCAGAAACACACTAAAAAATACATACGCATCATTTGAATTTGACAAGCGAACGGGGGTGGAATGAAGAAAAAGCAATAACGCGACGCTTGTTTGTTTCGCCATCGTTTGATGCAATTTGAAAACAGTTTTCAAGATTAAACCGTAAAAAACGGAAATCTAGTATAGGCTGCGGACCACATAAAACAGAATAAACTATTCGGAATGGCCAAACCAAAGGCGAAGGCGGGCGAGAAGGAAAAACCCACAACCAAGGCAGCGGGAGGAAAAAAGCGTCCGGCGGCCACCAAAAAGTCTAAAAAGGATGGTGAGAAAGAAAACGAGGATCAGATCGTGGCCCCCACCTCCGACGCATCCGCGGAACTTATGTACGCGATAATGCGACAAGCCGAGCTCAAGGAATCCCTGCACAAGCGCTACTCAAAAGAGATGCAGCAACTGTACGCAAAGGTGAGTGGCGTCAGAATTCCTGTATGTTAAATCTGGGATTTCACGGTGTAACACTGTTCATTTCTGACAGATGGGACACGAGTCCTTTCGCAAGGCCTTCATCAACGTGTTGAAAGCCGTCCTGGGGGCTGAGGAGGGCAATGAGAACGCCAACATGGCCCTCAACTTCTGCGCCACTTTCGTCACCAGCTCAGATTCGGATGGTACTGAGCCCATGCTGGGCGATACCTTTCACTGGCTGCTTACGGTGAGTGTCTACTGTACCTACTGTGCTGTCGAATTGTGTTCCTTATGCTAGTGCCTTGTTTTCTCCGCCTCACAGACCTATTCGAGCAACCCGCACATACGTTATCGCATCTGTTACTTTGTGAATCTCATACTTAAAGAGCTCGGACCCAATGCCGCCTTGGATGACCACCAGTGCGATGATATACTGGAAGCAATGCTGGACCGGGTGAAGGATGTGTCCGCCAGTGTTCGCAAACAGGCCGTGTTGGCCATGCAGCGCCTTCAAAATCCAGACAATCCCAGCGACGTCGTCGTGGGCGCGTACATGTACCACCTCACCTCCGATCCCTCGCCCAACGTGCGTCAGTGCATCATCACGTGCATGGGCCGAAATTACATTACTATTCCGCACATCCTGGAGCGGCTTTGGGATGTCGATGAGAAGGTGCGCCGACACACTTACGTCAACATGTGCAACTACCCGGTACGCTCTTACAAGGTGGCCCAGCGGCTTACCCTGCTGGAGCAGGGACTTAACGATACATCGGCAACCGTGCGCAAAACAGTGATCAACTTCATGTTAAAGACGTGGATTGAATCCTACCAGCAAAACTACGTCTCTCTGATAGCGGCTCTCAAGCTGGACTCGAATGAAGAAGAGCTTCTGCGCTTCCGACGCGTGGCCAAGCAAATGCTTAGAGTGATCTTCGAGCAAACGGACCTACGGCAACTCATCGATCAACTCCCGTTAAGCGATGACTGCGAGCTGCACCGCTGCATCCCACACGATTCAGTAACCGTAGAGCTGTTGTTATATTGGCAGTGTCTTAGCGAATATATGGAGACGGAAGCGCCTGAAATCGAATCGCTGTTGCCGGAACTCAGTGTCTTCTGCACCTATATGGATAAGTAAGTCACAGAATCTAGTCCTTACCGCCAGTTGGTATTAAATGTATTC carries:
- the LOC6608939 gene encoding uncharacterized protein LOC6608939, with product MIRPFVTLLYFLLTSSSIVFTACVNNVTGTSSPGPGPSTSLTSGHIHRTAAAIERVNKLWCFACHTMDDGEACVDVAVRNDSALMKKCQGEEFICMVKRFSYTTSTENSTSSPKMWSLDRRCTANCEPGCIIIGERTKLYSCTSCCEESFCNTGRGAASGIFHREDTGIGTRLFWLAAPFLVNMSLVLYKRHAGHVLLKLQ
- the LOC6608940 gene encoding uncharacterized protein LOC6608940, coding for MSRISKRVYEAKSTYPDRTKSEEKSFTEVSVPIKKLDTALLLLSSKEECVLLTIFSHITDFARRQDVNVLELKAHRLLELLLEKDLFIASENTMIRRFALYLLTALLDNTDMSTYEPEQADQILELACRFYMKEVDDFCIEYLTYILNVCLKDPQMAHGIVEATEFLEKFKLVFISSENPDTVFNSIEALHRMLLVQSADQMLDFTTQPDFPVDRIICEVTNEFQEIRKAALKTLKTLLADTGDDSVFEALNRCYFVLEQLVKVFCESPQGPEAADVIEVLATALRSEKMTKLFFEQNLFDQVVEQVRNHMDLMPLEMRCTIISIFAETAQYEQFLPRMHKAEIADMFLTCLMQNKPAPAAFVIQGLHRMSHHPEALRRIVAAYQEGAIRKLVAILMSPDVAIKAREQAGEFLSRLLVAAFRETAAQLQEQDIAVVLTAVIAQGQPTLSIDLILSLLTIIESLAQKEEYRTILGEYSSLTEQLAQLLMRSFAHSILVNNIFRCLCTLIDEAPVRETLLANYIVSSMKRALKSLSNLVKTSVTNFILQTTRFNEFIDAYIDRGIMEVLLDFQKHAFCISTWGPAIESILSKCPTMKFAIRNCLTFTDITAGKDFYVSRRKFEDFRKFQDILRNDCSPLDAVLVMNFDRPKPNQNDVIAVPLRCLSTITDLPGDQGWGYCKRPGDNNLPQYLEALNQTLAMHGLVENPERVRRTIDFENVAKRSKLIAQAVNAVMGENLKILDLNSTEECCRNTVRCHLQELRHVLHTNFIPLGMVRSGCQFERAILFKGLADQIGLPCTLQRSVDGRMLYNELPLPLEPEKDVHCDKKTLKYMPWRMLRPTHVVDLLYNVGELYPMQSRQALQYLRLY